The Caenorhabditis elegans chromosome II genome has a segment encoding these proteins:
- the eif-3.B gene encoding Eukaryotic translation initiation factor 3 subunit B (Confirmed by transcript evidence) — MVEIDFNKENEEDFSDPPGFVDDVTDDVLVPDVLHKKPTIDEFEDNCVFIAGIPVVGADRLGKLQSVLKKVLERLDPAVKLYIPPSPEGGCLGVLLTEWADQRSAQFAVKSLNGYAFDKNHTFTARSFKDMKQLEAPSDHWTTPEKQAYNDVGDLWWWLQNERCRDQFAISHDKLGVPTVGVFTNMKGNDPELAGDADKAERANWTETVFTWSPHGSYLSTIHKQGIILWGGKDYARAHRFAHTNVQYIDFSPCETYLVTYAAPEESNSWGDCEKDSLRIWDVRTGELKKAFSTFELTGRTQLPTWPFFRWSFDEKYFACLKAPEKDKLEREQKINGISIFESEKFELYEGRPVNIENIKQFEWSPTSTVLAYYSECTDAVPAEFGLLQVPSMQRLRSARVHNVADAQMFWQKSGKRLAFYTMRFKKKEYRETGEVKYVGGCQYHVDIFEIDKKDVSLMNLPLSEPFIHFDWDPEGDKFCVLVGNTAKATPQVYKIEANSHAPKLVSKLDAGVHFNEVQFAPKGGWLAVLAKVSAGGNVYFIDTSLSEAKRTNVIEHPLFNKGYWDPTGRYFVTCSTLGGRAGADLGYRIFTFQGRELCRKNLDRLAQFKWRPRPPVKLSEQKQREIKKNLKKTAAKFIKQDDDEKCRASQEVVEKRRKIMAAFDIIRSRNREQLDATRDERISLRNGVDTEAQLDEDEFVDEEITIALSTSKTQAPLTEEEMRD; from the exons ATGGTCGAAATTGACTTTAATAAAGAGAACGAAGAAGATTTTTCGGATCCGCCAGGATTTGTTGACGACGTCACCGATGATG ttctCGTTCCTGACGTTCTCCACAAGAAACCAACTATCGATGAATTTGAAGACAATTGCGTCTTCATCGCGGGAATCCCAGTTGTTGGAGCTGACCGTCTTGGAAAACTCCAAAGTGTACTGAAGAAGGTTCTGGAGAGGTTGGATCCTGCAGTGAAGCTCTACATTCCGCCAAGTCCAGAAGGAGGTTGCTTG ggAGTTCTGCTCACCGAGTGGGCCGATCAACGATCCGCTCAGTTCGCCGTGAAAAGTTTGAATGGATATGCTTTCGATAAGAATCACACATTCACCGCCCGTTCTTTCAAGGATATGAAGCAACTCGAAGCTCCTTCCGATCACTGGACAACTCCAGAGAAGCAGGCTTATAATGACGTTGGAGATCTCTGGTGGTGGCTTCAAAACGAGCGTTGCCGTGATCAGTTCGCAATTTCCCACGATAAACTTGGAGTTCCAACTGTCGGAGTGTTCACCAATATGAAGGGAAATGATCCAGAGCTTGCAGGAGATGCCGATAAGGCTGAAAGAGCT aactggACCGAAACCGTCTTCACTTGGTCACCACACGGCTCCTACCTTTCCACGATCCATAAGCAAGGAATCATACTTTGGGGAGGCAAAGACTACGCTCGTGCCCACCGTTTCGCTCATACCAACGTTCAATACATTGATTTCTCGCCGTGTGAGACCTACCTTGTTACCTACGCCGCTCCGGAAGAGTCGAACAGCTGGGGAGACTGTGAGAAGGATAGTTTGAGAATTTGGGACGTCCGAACCGGAGAATTGAAGAAGGCCTTTTCCACTTTCGAGCTCACCGGAAGAACTCAGCTCCCAACCTGGCCATTCTTCAGATGGTCATTCGATGAGAAGTACTTCGCGTGCCTCAAGGCTCCAGAAAAGGATAAGCTTGAGCGTGAGCAGAAGATCAACGGAATTTCGATCTTCGAATCCGAGAAGTTCGAGCTCTATGAAGGCCGTCCCGTGAATATCGAGAATATCAAGCAATTCGAGTGGTCGCCAACATCCACAGTCCTCGCCTACTATTCAGAGTGCACTGACGCCGTTCCAGCCGAGTTTGGACTCTTGCAAGTTCCATCAATGCAGAGACTTCGTTCGGCTCGCGTTCACAATGTCGCCGACGCTCAGATGTTCTGGCAGAAGAGCGGAAAGCGATTGGCCTTCTACACGATGAGATTCAAGAAGAAGGAGTACAGAGAGACCGGAGAAGTCAAATATGTG GGAGGATGCCAATACCACGTGGACATCTTCGAGATTGACAAGAAGGACGTTTCCCTTATGAATCTCCCACTTTCGGAGCCATTCATCCATTTCGATTGGGATCCAGAAGGCGATAAGTTCTGTGTGCTCGTGGGAAACACCGCTAAGGCCACTCCACAAGTCTACAAGATCGAGGCTAACAGCCACGCACCGAAGCTTGTGAGCAAGTTGGACGCTGGAGTTCACTTCAATGAGGTTCAATTCGCGCCGAAAGGAGGATGGCTTGCAGTTCTCGCCAAGGTGTCAGCTGGAGGAAACGTCTATTTCATTGATACTTCTTTGTCGGAGGCCAAGAGAACTAATGTTATAGAACATCCACTCTTCAATAAGGGATATTGGGATCCAACTGGAAGATACTTTGTGACATGCTCAACGTTGGGAGGAAGAGCCGGAGCCGATTTGGGTTACCGAATCTTCACATTCCAGGGAAGAGAACTGTGCAGAAAGAATCTCGACCGGCTCGCCCAATTCAAGTGGAGACCACGGCCGCCGGTGAAGTTGAGCGAACAGAAGCAGCGTGAGATCAAGAAGAACTTGAAGAAGACCGCCGCCAAGTTCATCAAGCAGGATGACGACGAAAAGTGCAGAGCCAGTCAGGAGGTTGTTGAGAAGCGACGCAAGATCATGGCTGCCTTCGATATTATTCGAAGCCGGAATCGCGAGCAACTCGACGCCACCCGTGACGAGAGAATCTCTCTTCGAAACGGCGTGGACACAGAAGCCCAACTCGACGAGGACGAATTTGTGGATGAGGAGATTACCATTGCGCTGAGCACAAGCAAAACACAAGCCCCTCTGACGGAGGAGGAGATGAGAGACTAA
- the tbc-20 gene encoding Rab-GAP TBC domain-containing protein (Confirmed by transcript evidence): MHSSFSEPNSPLKEVLVDKWQTASCSDLGEEYVKPGPLARAKFNALRNKREAIDRFLKKHRKEDLSLYIDELRDFAISPGGLVDDEFRAVIWPVLSANLVQNDDLDDVSSSYDSDFESAQSDFDEEPAYEESEELTLEDLKGHKEWNQVELDVHRTLSRFPPNISDTHRDVLQTELIPLIVRVLSINPRFNYYQGFHDICLTVLLVCGEVDALPVCSNLAKNGSFNNYLLKTLEKSVVRELDLLYVILSRVDPSLEQVMRSVELGTMFGLSWPLTWFSHTLKQYQQIVRFFDVFLASSPLLPIYVSAAVVVFRRASILACEREMPFLHRLLTEMPHELPIDTIIKDSVYLSKLMPPCLLKTKYTNEYRKIVSKPSKAAVKTIPRYALQFMFVAGTVGAAASFFFFKQIHPM, translated from the exons ATGCACTCATCGTTTTCGGAGCCAAATTCGCCGTTGAAAGAGGTGCTCGTAGATAAGTGGCAGACAGCCTCATGCAGCGATTTGGGCGAAGAATATGTAAAA ccggGACCCCTGGCGAGAGCAAAATTCAACGCGTTGCGAAATAAACGCGAAGCAAttgatcgatttttgaaaaagcaccGAAAAGAGGATCTCAGCTTATATAttg aCGAACTCCGCGATTTTGCGATTTCACCCGGCGGGCTTGTGGACGATGAGTTCCGCGCCGTCATTTGGCCAGTTTTATCCGCGAATTTAGTGCAAAACGATGATTTAGACGATGTTTCTTCGTCCTACGACTCGGATTTCGAATCTGCGCAGTCGGATTTCGACGAGGAGCCTGCTTATGAG GAAAGCGAGGAGCTGACACTAGAAGATTTAAAAGGCCACAAAGAATGGAATCAAGTAGAATTGGACGTTCATCGGACGCTTTCCAGGTTCCCACCGAACATATCAGATACCCATCGAGACGTGCTTCAAACCGAACTCATTCCATTAATTGTACGGGTGCTCAGTATTAATCCACGGTTTAATTATTATCAGG gtttCCACGACATTTGCCTCACAGTACTTCTAGTTTGCGGCGAGGTAGATGCTCTCCCAGTCTGCTCAAATCTCGCGAAAAATGGCTCATTCAACAACTATTTGCTAAAAACTCTCGAAAAATCCGTAGTCCGAGAGCTGGATCTCCTCTACGTCATCTTGTCACGTGTCGACCCATCTTTGGAGCAAGTTATGCGATCCGTCGAGCTCGGCACCATGTTCGGACTCTCGTGGCCGTTGACCTGGTTCTCACATACACTGAAGCAATATCAGCAGattgttcgatttttcgacGTCTTCCTCGCCTCCTCGCCACTGCTTCCGATCTACGTGTCGGCGGCTGTCGTCGTGTTTCGACGGGCAAGCATTCTGGCTTGTGAGCGAGAAATGCCATTTCTACATCGTCTGCTCACCGAAATGCCCCACGAGTTGCCCATCGACACGATCATCAAGGATTCTGT atacttGTCAAAACTAATGCCGCCGTGCCTTCTCAAAACGAAATACACGAAcgaatatcgaaaaatt gtcTCAAAGCCATCGAAAGCCGCCGTGAAAACCATCCCAAGATACGCGCTTCAGTTCATGTTCGTCGCCGGAACCGTTGGCGCGGCCgccagcttcttcttcttcaaacaAATTCATCCAATGTGA
- the tbc-20 gene encoding Rab-GAP TBC domain-containing protein (Confirmed by transcript evidence): MPPCLLKTKYTNEYRKIVSKPSKAAVKTIPRYALQFMFVAGTVGAAASFFFFKQIHPM; the protein is encoded by the exons ATGCCGCCGTGCCTTCTCAAAACGAAATACACGAAcgaatatcgaaaaatt gtcTCAAAGCCATCGAAAGCCGCCGTGAAAACCATCCCAAGATACGCGCTTCAGTTCATGTTCGTCGCCGGAACCGTTGGCGCGGCCgccagcttcttcttcttcaaacaAATTCATCCAATGTGA
- the W01D2.3 gene encoding Receptor expression-enhancing protein (Confirmed by transcript evidence) gives MTVTAISSTSSYENPSFLKNHQDFFVRYWTVYAVFVTGESFLSSLIHWDLRLFRLIFMSMCLSTRIPVLAATYAKILGIVSTIREVIESRNFEPSPVVMVSASKKTKTG, from the exons ATGACAGTCACCGCGATCTCTTCCACGTCTTCCTATGAAAATCCGAGCTTCCTCAAGAATCATCAAGATTTCTTCGTTCGCTACTGGACCGTCTACGCAGTTTTTGTCACCGGCGAATCGTTCTTGTCATC ACTTATTCACTGGGATCTTCGTCTTTTCCGTCTAATCTTCATGTCAATGTGCCTTTCGACCCGGATTCCGGTGCTTGCGGCAACTTATG caaaaatccTCGGCATCGTCTCCACCATTCGAGAAGTCATCGAATCTCGAAATTTCGAGCCAAGTCCTGTTGTGATGGTGTCTGCTTCGAAAAAGACGAAAACtggttga
- the W01D2.3 gene encoding Receptor expression-enhancing protein (Confirmed by transcript evidence) — protein sequence MSQAEVINQERSFYLENNTAPISLASDVKKSGFLSTLASYLTSNAKSDPKPVIQQKKLMNSWDDVDLVKLNILVCNVLYEPHSYELLFREIERVFGRRREHCFYGALGVLLTLVLLNDAVGAITAFMTLIIPTFMTVTAISSTSSYENPSFLKNHQDFFVRYWTVYAVFVTGESFLSSLIHWDLRLFRLIFMSMCLSTRIPVLAATYAKILGIVSTIREVIESRNFEPSPVVMVSASKKTKTG from the exons ATATCGCTAGCGTCCGATGTCAAAAAATCCGGTTTTTTATCTACTTTGGCCAGTTATCTGACGTCTAACGCGAAGAGTGATCCGAAGCCAG TAATCCAACAAAAGAAGCTGATGAACTCGTGGGATGACGTGGATcttgtaaaattgaatatccTCGTGTGCAACGTGCTCTACGAACCGCATAGCTATGAATTGCT atttcgagAAATTGAGCGGGTTTTCGGGAGAAGAAGGGAGCATTGTTTCTATGGAGCTCTGGGTGTTTTACTCACTCTTGTACTTCTGAATGATGCAGTGGGAGCGATCACAGCGTTTATG acccTTATCATCCCAACGTTCATGACAGTCACCGCGATCTCTTCCACGTCTTCCTATGAAAATCCGAGCTTCCTCAAGAATCATCAAGATTTCTTCGTTCGCTACTGGACCGTCTACGCAGTTTTTGTCACCGGCGAATCGTTCTTGTCATC ACTTATTCACTGGGATCTTCGTCTTTTCCGTCTAATCTTCATGTCAATGTGCCTTTCGACCCGGATTCCGGTGCTTGCGGCAACTTATG caaaaatccTCGGCATCGTCTCCACCATTCGAGAAGTCATCGAATCTCGAAATTTCGAGCCAAGTCCTGTTGTGATGGTGTCTGCTTCGAAAAAGACGAAAACtggttga